Proteins encoded by one window of Pseudomonas sp. LS44:
- the ampE gene encoding regulatory signaling modulator protein AmpE, translated as MSFLVLLLVVWVEKFSAWRRRIQHDGPWLRELARVEASPRLAAAPYLGLAVLVLLPVFVLASLLALLHPLAYGWLAFPVHLLVLVYSLGRGDVLAALGPFRDAWRRGDNQAAYHVAERDLELDAEESGELLLRVQGYLAWEAYQSFFAVVFWYAMLGPVAALAYRLLALTVEHAQLPALRERAVQLRHAMDWLPVRVLAASFALVGNFVAVSRVLLHELLSWEITAAQLIIKVGRAAGDLPESVLGEAGVASLDELWQLLLRAAVLWYTAFALWTLFF; from the coding sequence ATGAGTTTTCTGGTGCTTCTGCTGGTGGTGTGGGTGGAGAAGTTTTCCGCCTGGCGCCGGCGCATTCAGCACGATGGGCCGTGGTTGCGTGAGCTGGCGCGGGTCGAAGCCAGTCCACGTTTGGCTGCTGCACCGTATCTGGGCTTGGCCGTGCTGGTGCTGTTGCCGGTGTTCGTCCTCGCCTCGCTGCTGGCTCTGCTGCACCCGCTGGCCTATGGCTGGCTGGCCTTCCCGGTGCATCTGCTGGTGCTGGTGTACAGCCTGGGGCGCGGCGATGTGTTGGCGGCGCTGGGGCCATTCCGCGATGCCTGGCGGCGCGGCGATAACCAGGCGGCTTATCACGTTGCCGAGCGCGACCTCGAGCTGGATGCCGAGGAAAGTGGCGAGCTGCTATTGCGGGTGCAGGGTTATCTGGCCTGGGAGGCCTATCAGAGCTTTTTTGCGGTGGTTTTCTGGTACGCCATGCTCGGGCCGGTTGCGGCATTGGCATATCGGCTGCTGGCGCTGACGGTCGAACATGCCCAACTACCGGCGCTACGTGAGCGCGCGGTACAGCTACGCCATGCTATGGACTGGCTGCCGGTACGGGTGCTGGCGGCGAGTTTTGCCCTGGTCGGCAACTTTGTCGCGGTCAGTCGGGTGTTGCTGCATGAGCTGCTGAGCTGGGAAATCACCGCGGCGCAGCTGATCATCAAGGTCGGGCGAGCGGCCGGCGACCTGCCGGAGTCGGTGTTGGGCGAGGCGGGTGTAGCGAGCCTGGACGAGCTTTGGCAGCTGCTGCTACGCGCGGCGGTACTCTGGTATACCGCGTTCGCCCTGTGGACGCTGTTTTTCTGA